TTTAAAATGCGATTATCAAAACCAAATTCTTCGAATAACAAAAAAATACCCCTTTAACACGAATAAACACACGCAAACAGATTGTCACGCTTAATTCGCGCATTATAACCTAGACACACTAAAATCCGTTATTCATCTTGCAATAAAAAATAGGTTTTACCCGCACTTATTATGCCCATTCCAACCCCCTCAGACGTATCAACAGGTTCAAGACTGTCCACCACACCATAAAAGACGTTTCGCCCTACTAGCGCCTTCATACCATAGCGCATAGAAACATAAGGACGCTCTTCACCTAAATATGTCGCCATCCATAGATCGCTATCAACACCAAGCAACAAAACATCCTCTGTTTGTGTTTTAAACTCGATCGTACGACCCAGCTCGGTTTCTACCCACTGCCAAGCAGTCACAAGAAAAGGCGCATCTTCAACTTGAATCCGAACCTTCTCAACAGGCGTCACCAAAAAATACTCACCAGCGTCAAACCATAATATACGGCTGAACATAGTCACCATCGCAGGACGCTTAATCTTGCCACCTTCATGAAACCATTCCCCGTTCGCTTTGATGACAAGATCCATGTCACCACAAAAAGGCGGGGACCAAGTATGAACGGGCGGTAGGCTAGAAGCCGCGGTGCTTGGTAAGCCCTTTAAATCAATATTTGACATGAAACCCTCTCTTTTGGTCTGAAGCCCATTAGCCAACCTCACTTCATCTACAATATTATTCAACTTCCAGACAAAGCCTTGAATTGATTTCACTGTTAGAATACAAGCATCGAACGAACTTACTGAGGTACAGAATAACATTATCTGCCTCGTCTACTTAGAGTGTGACATTATGAAATCGCAATTGGCAACAAAGTTTCAAGATCCCAGTCGAGGTGTTTACTTCATTGGCACAACGCCACCAAAATCCTCTCTCGACGAAGAACAACTTGTACAAATAAGTCAAAAACTGCTTGAGCGTTTAGATGGGATCGATGTAGATGGCTTAATAGTTTATGACATTCAAGATGAAACAAGCCGAATAGATAAACCTCGCCCTTTTCCATTTATGGAAACTCATGACCCAAGAGCGTGGTCAAAACGACTTCACCAACAATCAAGTAAACCTGTTATCACTTATAAATCGGTCTCATCGCGCAGTTCAGAAGCATTTTCAGGCTGGTTAACAGAAGCGTGGGAAGAATACGGTATTCGTGATTTGGTTCTTGTTGGCTCTCCATCATCAAGTGGTGACATTAAATTACCTTTACCACAAGCCTATGAAACACTCAAAAAATCACCTCATAACTTCAACTTGGGTGGCGTTACCATTGCAGAACGCCACGCCAAGAAAGGCGACGAACATTTACGTCTTTTGAAAAAATCTGAGTCAGGGTGTGAATTCTTTATTTCTCAAGCGGTTTACAATCATCAAGCGACAGCCGATTTAATCAGCCGTTATGCAAGAACCTGCAAAGAGAAAGGCGAAACACCAAAGCGCATTATTTTGACTTTTACGCCTTGTGGTAGCGCAAAAACACTCGAATTCATGGAATGGTTAGGTATCTCAGTGCCCGACGCGACCAAGCACCGCATATTAGATGCTCAAGCACCACTCGATGAATCCATCAAAATTTGCCGTAATGCTCTAGAGCAAATTATAGAAACAGCCCTTCCGCTTGGCGTTCCACTTGGCTTAAATATTGAGAGCCTAACCAACAGAAAAGAAGAAATTGACGCCTCTATCCAGTTATTCAAATTACTAAAGGCAACTCTGGACCTTAAACTAGCAGAGCAATTACTGATTAAATAAGCGCATCCAGCTTAGCCAAAACGCGCTCTATATGAATATGCTGCATGGCCTTTTGGTCATGCACACGCGTTGACCAAGGTAACTCTGCAATTGGCTTCTGATATTCTTTCTCTACCAATTCTTCATATGCGCTAACGACTTTATCTAAATCCCGATATGGCCCCGTTCGCTGAGGATTGGAATGAGCATACAACCCAAGTACAGGGGTTCCCACTAAGGTAGACATGTGCGCAGGCCCAGTGTCTGGACTCACTACAAGTGACGCCCCCTTTAATACAGTCAGCATCATATTAAGTGGCGTTTTACCGACCAAATTACGAACCTGCTCACCTCGATCAGCGACAATTAACCCTGCAAAGCTAGCCTCGTCGGCTGAAGGCCCACCCGTAATAACAGGAAGAATACCTTTCTCTAACAAGCGATCTAAAACCGCTTGATAACCTTCTATCGTCCAATTTCGATCGGCTTTAGAAGCCGAGGGATTAATCACCACATAACGATTTGGCAGATTGAAGCTCACTTCTGGCAACAATAGTTCACAAGGTAATGACGGCTGGGTTACTCCAAGTACGCTGGCAATAGACAAAAAAGAGTCCAATACATGTTCACCTTGTGGCTCAGGAGCAAGCTCATTCACAAACCAATGCTGCTTCTCTCGCGAATGTGACAACGCAAAACCGACTCGTCTTTTTGCCTTCACCATCCGCGATACTAGACTGGCCCGAAAAGACCACTGTAAATGCAACAACACATCGAAGACTTGACCTTTAAATTGCGAACGCAACGCCAGCAAACCAGAAATACCACTTTTTTTATCGTACTCGACAACCCGAACACCATCTAGCAAACGCACAAGATTGGCTTCTAACGGCGAAGTAACCCAAGTCACTTGCATCACTGGATAGCGTTTCATAATAGATTGAACCACCGCCATGGCGTGGCACACATCGCCCAAAGCTGATAACCGAATCACTGCCAAATGCTGAATATTCTCTTGTTGCATGTATTCCTCTAGGGCTGCTTAAATTCAGCAAGTATTATAGAATAGTCGCTGTTGAATGTGTCCAAATTTATAGGCACAACAAAGAACACCTTAATGAAGCGAGCCGCATGCCACAAACCATCAAAATATCGCCTACCACAATATTGTTAAAAAGCGATCAAACCCTTCCCATAACCCCTTTATGGTTTGACCCTTCGTTCTGGCAATCACAAAACGCACTAACAGGAACAGGCAGCGGACGCGGTGAAGTCTGGTTTATTAATGCCCCATTGGGAAAATTTGTCATTCGTCGTTATCGACGAGGCGGACTAATTGCGAAATTCAATAAAAGCCGTTTTCTTTTTACAGGGCAAAAACACACACGGCCTTGGCTGGAATTAAGTTTATTAGAGCACATGCGCACACTAGACTTACCCGTTCCTCGCCCTATCGGCGGACTATATACAGTCGAAAAAGGGTTTTATCAAAGCGAACTACTAACCGAAACCATAGCAAACGCCAACGACCTTTTTGATATCATCAAAGATGGCGACAGCAAAAACATAAATTGGCATGAGATAGGAGCCGTTATTAAACGCTTCCATGACCAAGGTATTTACCACTCAGATTTAAACTGCCATAACATCATGATTGATCAAGATGATAAAGTCTGGCTTATTGATTTTGATAAATGCGAGCAACGACCTCATGATGAAAAATGGAAGCTCGCCAATATTGATAGATTAAAGCGCTCTTTGGACAAAGAAGACAAACTGCACACACAATTCGATATTTCTGATACACAATGGCGCAATTTTTTGGAAGGCTACCGTGGCTAAAAAGACAACAACTCTAGACAAAAGCATCACCCACTTCTTAGGCCCTAAGCACTGGCTAACGTGGTGCTTTATGGGTATCGCCTACTTATTAAGCTATTTACCTTGGTCACTACAGCAAGGGTTGGGGAAATATCTTGGGCGCCTACTCCATCTAATCGCAAAAAGACGTCGACACATTTGTGATGTTAACCTAAAAATTTGCTATCCAGAAATGACTGACATTGCACGCAAAGCCCTGACAAAAGCGCATTTTGAAAGCATGGGAAAAGGTACGATTGAGACTTTTTCCTCTTGGTTTCAAGATCAAAAAAAGTTTCAATCAAGAACCACTTTTGAAGGACAAGAAGTCGTTGACAACGTCTTGGCTAAGGGTCGCGGCTGCATACTAATAAGCGGACACTTTTCCTCCCTCGACATTTGCGGAAGCCAGATGCCGCGTTTTATGGATGTCCACCCAATATACAAGCTACAAACCAATCCTGTAATGAACTGGGTAATGGAGCGACAGCGTCAAGCTATTTTCTCCAAAACCATTGAACGTACTAACATGCGAGAAGTTCTCAAATCTTTGAAGCAGAACAAAGCGGTTTGGTATGCTGTTGACCAAGACTATGGTCGAAAAAACTCGGTCTTTGCGCCTTTCTATGGCCGCCAATGCGCAACGATTGCCCACATAGGACGCATAGCAAATATGACAAATGCGCCTGTGGTACTTTACGACTACGGCAGAACAAAAAATGGCTATCACCTCAGTCTTACGGAAGTCGAAAACTACCCAAGCCAAGATGATATTGAAAATGCCACTAGAATAAATGAGTTAATGCAGGCCGTTATCGAACCCAAAAAAGAACAATACTTTTGGACACATCGCCGATTTAAAACACAAGTCATCCCCGACACCCCTTCTCCATACGACAAATAAAGAAAAAGCCACTGGAACATCCAGTGGCTTTTTAAATTTCACCGCAATCGATCACACCAGACCGTCACGAACCTCGGCCATCAAACGTAATGATTTCAATCTTGCCTCAGAATCATGAATGGGCATAGAAACAATAAGCTCATCAACCTTTGTTGACTCTAAAAAACGAGACAGCTGAAAGGCAACAGACTCTTTCGAACCAACCACCGCGAATTGCAACATATGCTCTACCATGTGTTTTTCACTCGGTGACCATATTTCGTCCATTGACTCAACGGGTTTAGCAAAGGGCACATTACGATTGCGACGCAAATTCACAAATTGCTGCTGAGCAGAGGTAAATAAATATTTTGCCTCTTCATCTGTGTCCGCTACAACCGCCATCACGCCTGCCATAGTATGAGGTTTTGGGTTTTGCTCTGACGCTTTAAAATTACGACGATACACAGTAAGCGCTTGAATCAATTGATCTGGAGCAAAATGAGACGCAAAGGAATAAGGTAAACCGAACTCTGCGGCGACTTGGGCGCTGTATAAGCTCGACCCTAGCATCCATATAGGAACGTGAGTATTCCAACCAGGAACTGCCATTACCCCCTGTTTGCTACTACCCAGTAGACGCTGCAACTCCAGAACATCATCAGGATAACTGTCTACGGACGCATCCATGTTACGGCGCAGAGCTCTTGCTGTTTGCATGTCGGTACCCGGAGCACGACCTAAACCTAAATCAACACGGTTAGGATATAGCTCGGCTAAAGTACCGAACTGCTCCGCAATCACCAAAGGGGAATGATTTGGTAGCATAACGCCACCAGAACCAATACGAATTTTTGACGTTGCTGAGCCAAGATAAGACAGCACAACGGATGTCGCAGAACTGGCAACCGCCGCCATTCCATGATGTTCAGCCAACCAAAAACGCAAATAATTGTTTTCTTCAGCGGCTATTGCCATTTTACGGCTCATCGCTAAAGAATCCGCAACAGAGCAACCGTCAGCAACCGGCGCCAAATCAAGAATAGAAAAAGGAATCATAATATTTTCCACTAACAGAGTGTTCTAACAATAAAGAATACCTAGTATTTTGGGCTCACAAAGAACATATACAAGTACTCAATATTGCAGATAATGCAGAAGCGCTAGCAATCGCCAGCGCAGCCTATTTTTCATCTGTTTTCTAGTCGATTATAATCCAGAATACCACTTTCTCTTGGACGGTCCTGCCGATTGAAATTGGCAATAGCATCGCTTACAAACCAAAAATTGTGGTGCGTTCTTCGAATTCCAAAGCCATCCAAAAGGTCTGAATAATCTTTTCGTGTTTTTAGATTCGCGACTTGATTTGCCCAATCAATTAACTCACTTTCTTCTACCTGCATTAAGGCATTAGGGTAATCCCCAAGAACCCCTTTGACTAAAGTAACGCCATCTTCAGCAGGTAGTCGAGCCGCCTCTTCGTCCAGTAGACTCGAAATATTTGCATGCGCCTTATTGTGAATCATACTAATAACGTCCATAGGAACGCCTTGCTTAGTCACCAAAACAGTCACTACATTCGGTAAAAAAGCTAGGCCATCACCGCGTTTTGCCTGAAGTCGATACAATGCTTTACGCTGATTCAGAGAAAGCTTACTTTGTTCAAGGTCGTAATCATGATCCAGCACTTTGGCTAATTTTTTTCGCAGCATCTCGTACAATTCAGACTGATGATCATCAGTCTCATACGAAATTTTAGATTGACGATCTATTTTAATGTAATCACTAAAAATGTAGTTTTTAATCGTTTCATTGGCGTCTCGATACCAATATTTCCGGATGGACTCACGGTCCTCTTTTGGCAATAGCAACAAGAAATTCATCTCACCTTCCATCCTTAGAAAATCCATATACAAACGAGTAACCAATTGATGACCCACATTGCCATAAACATCAAAGCCCGCCACCAATAAATAATGAATTCGCTCTAACAACGGGTAATCTATTACCCAAGCTGTTTTAGGGTGCTGCCCTACCATTCCCTTGACAACAGAAGCATTGTCAAAATGACGAAATATTGTAAGCGCTGCATTTTCATTATTGCCATCACCATCCCAAATCAAACTTAAATCAATCGGTACTTTTTTACCTACTTCACTTTCAAACAGTGCCGCTTTAGCCGATAAATAAGACTTTTGCTGCTCAGAAAATCCAATCCAAGACGCCGGATTCAAGGTAGTACTTGATCCCACCGCTGGTAAATCTAAATCCTGAACTTGATCTTCTAAATAGTCGGCAGAGCCTTTGTTGTAAACGACTTCTGGATCAATGAAATACACCCAAAACTGCTCATTAATGACATTTACCGCGACTTGACCACGACAAACTGGACCTTTTATAAACGCCATAATGGTTTTTTGAGAGTGATCTAACAAGAATCGATAGCGTGCATACGCCGGTATTTCACGAAAGGTTTTGAACGGGTTCGTCGCCACTTTAGCGTCATACCCTGGATCTTTTGTAACCTTATAATCTTCATCATAAAAATATGACATCCAACGCAAATAACGCGCTTCATCCAACTGCATAGGAATATGGTTTTTTTGGACTTTTACTTCTGGATCAAGCCAGAGCCGATAATAAACATGATCTACACCCGGAGCGTCATATGGCCGACGAGTAGCAATACGATCAATAGGCTCACCCGGTGGTGTTTTTGAACGAACCAATTGAAAGCGATAGTCCTCACCCTCATCAAGATACAAACTATATAAATACAAATGCTCATAGATATAACGAGAAATTAACTGACCTTTTAAGTTATCGCTATTTAATCGCGATTCCCATAACGCCACTTGTTGCTGAATTTTTGCAGGTGCCACTTCGGCTTTTGGCATCTTTCCGCCTTTCGCCAACCAACGTGTTAATACATTGTATTCATTGGCATTAAGAGCAGGAAGACCATAAGGCATCCCCCAATTAGGATAGTCTTTTTCGAATTGTTGATACTCTTCAACACTCACGCATTGCTGGTCACGAGCAAGTGAAAAATCATAGTCATCAGACAGAACTGGCTGATTAAACGCCCCCTGTTTTTTACGTAAGGCGATAGCTCTGTATAACAAGCTGCCTTGTAAGTTAGCCGATGGCGATTGTTCACGCTCATTTAATACGGGATGGAAGCCTTTCACTCGCCACTCTTTAGTCGTTTTGGCATCGATGAATAAACGGGTGGGGGAAGATGCCAACAAACGAGTACCATCATAAACAAGCTCCTTTGAACCGCCTCGCTCAACCCCCTCAGAAGCCGTAAACTTCAACTGGCATGGTGCATCGTAACAAGCATGACAAGAGACACAACGACTGTCTAAAATGGGCCTTACTTGTTCATTATAAAACACCGTATCTTCTTCACTTACCTCACTAATACGGTTTGCAGGATCTTCCGATCCAAACACCGTATCAAATTGATGAGTCGCATAAGCCGCACAGCCAGAAATGAGCACAAGCAAACAAAGAAGAGTCAGCCAACGAGACATAAAAAGGTTCCTATTTTTCATTTTATCTTATTCGCGAAGCACTTCATCCATGGAATCACAGAAAATAAGCCGCCCATCAGACTTGAGAGAATAACACACATAAAAAAAACGCCCATTTAGGCGTTTTATCAAATCACATTCGTAAATCAGTGTTCACTCATCATCAGCGATGCCATCATCAGGATAGTCATCCGATAGCTCATAAGCATCGTCACCCATAGCATCATTTGCTAGCAACAATGCTTCTTCGTAGGCGCCGCCAAATTCGATACGAGTAATATCATATAAATCGTATTCAAAAGTATCATCAAACCAACGAGCATCAGAGCCAATTTCTTCAAGCTCATAAGTAACTGCATCAGCACGAATCACACGACCAATCTCACAACTATCCGGTTCAATCTCTTCGCGATGAAGTGTTACTAATCCAAATTCTTCACTGATGTCGATAAGCAATACAGCCAAATCAAGGAGCTCGACTTCTGGATCAACCACTTTTTCATCACGAAGTGCTAATACTTTCTTCTGAAAATCATTAAAAGGAGCCGGATGTGCAAAATCGCTAATGTCTTCCAGAAACAGAACTTGATAACCATTAAGTCGGACACTGTCATCCACTATTTGGAGCAAAACCATTTCTTCGTTGGCATCCACAACAAAACCGTCAGTCCAGCTATCTGGCCCGTCCAATTCTTCACGAAAAATGCGAACAACATTATTTCGAGTACGTGCTTTTTCCAATTCGATGAGCATATTGGCTTCCTAAAAACATATTAAAATAAACACCGCTAGTGTAAACCCAGCCAGCACAAGGAACAACTACTGCAGAACTTCATGCCAGTTTTCAATCATATTAATCAGGTCTTCTAAGCCACATTCTGCTTGAATACCATCTGTCGAAGTTTGATAAAAACTTTCTTGGGAATCAAACATCGCTTTTATCTCTTCTTCCGCCGAATCCAGATCAACCTGACGAGAGACAGATACACCTTCCTCACTCAAAATAACATCAAAAGGACCATGTTTAAATTCAGTCGTTTCTTTTTCATTTTCAGCTAAACGGGCCGCCATTAACACTCGCTGAATAACGTCCAAATCACGCACATAATCAGAGACCCATTCACCAATCGCAGCGAACTCGTACCCTGTGTAAATACGATAAGCATTTTCGTCCTGATCAAAGGCAATTTCATAATCCATGACCGTGAACCTCACTGTTTTTCATCTAAATTCTCATTTTGATTGGTGACTGATGCTTGGTCTGCTGACTGAACTTGACTATTACGATAAGCAAGGTTGCTCGCTTGCTGACGCTGAGGAACCGCAGCAGCTAATCGCGCCAATCGAGCGGCTTCTTTTTTCGCTTTTGCCTCTTCAACCAAGCGCTCTTCAAGCGCAATCATTTCTGGTGTTTCCATCACGTAAGGCCCAATTGCTCCGGTTCTTACATCATTCAAAAAAACTTCTGCGGCCTTATGCATATCAACCTTACCACCAGATCGCAATGCGCCCCGTTTAGAACCGATCACTTTTAAAACATCATAAGGATCAGCGGCAAGCTCTTTCAGTTTATAACGAGCAATAAGCGCGTCTCGATAGTCGGCGATAAAAAACTTCAAACCAACTAAGGCAACATCTTCATAATCGATGGCGGTATCACGTACGGCCCCAGTCACCGCTAAACGATAACTGGCACCAGGATTTTCAATTTTTGGCCACAAAATTCCTGGCGTATCCAATAACTGAAAACCATTGGTTACTTTCAGTTTTTGCTGCGATTTAGTGACCGCAGGCTCATCGCCCACTTTCGCTACACGACGACCCAATAACGCATTCATCAAGCTGGACTTTCCAACATTAGGAATGCCAGCAATCATCGCTCGGATTGGCTTTTCTGCACTACCTCGATGAGGAACCATCTGGCTCACCCACTGACTTATCTTTGCTACATCCAATTTATCCAATGTAGAAAAAGGGTGCGCCAAAATGGACTTATTATCACGCCAATGCTCTAACCATAAGTCTAGACGAACTTTATCCGCTAGATCTTTTTTATTAAGAAGGCGTAAAACAGGAACCTCCCCACGCAATGTATTAAGCATAGGGTTCTGGCTGGAATCAGGAATACGGGCATCCAACACCTCAATAACAATATCTACTTGCGTCATGACTTCTTCGATTTCTCGACGCGCTTTATTCATGTGCCCTGGATACCACTGAACGCTCACCCTAACTCCCCTTTATGACCAAGTCTTTTTCGGTGGCGGATTCTACCACAAGTTCCGCAAAGATAGAGAAAATACTACACGGCAATAGAATGAGTTTAATTTTAGCGATCTCGTCTAATCTGACTTAAATCAAGGCGGCACAACACAAACTATCTATAATCATTATTCCAGTTAAGCGAAGGCGAGGAATCTGCACCAAACTTCTCGTTTATCTGGTTGTTCTCTCGATCGGGCCGACTATGACTTAAACAGTTAAATGGCCCATTAGCCGAGGCTGTGTGTGGCCTCGGTTTTTTTCATTTCGTCTTGCACGTAATCCAGTAAGTCTGGGTATAACGCTAAAAAAGGTGCTTCTGCCTGAGCAATCACTTGCGGCAAATCATCCAAAAAATACTGTAAGTGCTCGCCATATCGCCAACGTCGCATAATAGAATGAATCGCTTTCTCCACGCCCTCTAGTGTGCCTAAATTGGAAAGCCAATTATCACTTTCTAATGAACTAATCATGTTTCTTAGACGATCAGGGCTTCGATGCTTATCTTTCACTAGACCCAGAACCGCTTGATCACAAAAAACCGTCAAAGGCACTGTACTAAAGCGTTTCCAATTCTGTATTAACCAATAATCCATTACGATGTCTTGTACAATTCCAGCAAATCGGCGGCGCCCCTTTCGTGGCATAGAACGAAACAGAACACTCGCCTCATGTTGATCGACCATCACATCAACTTGTTGATGCAAACGCCAACCCGCTAGTAAATCAGAGTCCAATTCACCCACATCAACAGGGAAATCGCCAAGCAAATTCCCGACCCAAGATGTTTTAGTGATAGAAGCTATGTGTAGGTGTGCAAAATAATTCATTTTCATCAACATTTTTAAATTATATTATTTTAAATAAAACACATATATTGTCTAAAAGCGTCAGCATCACATAGTCTTGCTGTCTTTTTACGCATTTATTTGTAAAAATGAAGTATCACCTATATGGTCAATATTCGCTCATGTAAGCCAAAATTCTTCAATTCATGAGCACAGAACCACCTTTAGAATAAAGCGACCACATTACTAGCCATCCCAAAAAGAGACCTAGAAGAATGAAGATAAAGGTTATTTTAGCCTGCTGCTTGGCTCTAATCTTATGTAATAAGGCAGCAGCCACAACATTAAGAGTGGCTTTTGATGCCGATCCAATCTCATTAGACCCGCATGAACAACTTTCTGAAGGCACATTGCAATTCTCACACTTAGTGTTTGACCCGCTATTACGATGGCAACAAAACGGTCAATTCGAGTCTCGTTTAGCGACTCATTGGCAGCGCCTTGACTCGCGTACAATACGCTTTTTTTTACGGAAAAATGTCACCTTTCATTCCGGTAATGCTTTTTCGGCGAAGGACGTTGTTTATACGATTAATCGCTTAAAAAAATCCCCTGACTTTCGCGCCATGTTTGACACAATCGCCTCTGTTTCCATGATCGATGACTATACAATTGACGTAAACGCAGCAACACCAAATCCATTGTTACTTAACATCATGACGTACGTATTTCCAATGGATAAAATCTTCTACCAAGGTCAAGACCAAATCATAAAATACGGTGAAACATTTGCCTCACGCAATGTGTCAGGAACAGGACCTTTTAGCCTAGTGAGTAGAGAGTTGGGCAGCCGAATGGAACTCAAACGCAACCCAAACTATTGGGACAAAGACTCGGTTGGCAACGTAGACCAAATAATCATGACCCCAATTCGAGCCGACTCAACTCGACTCGCCGCCCTTCTTTCAGGTGACGTAGATTTTATTTTCCCCGTTTCTCCTATTGATATAGAGCGAACTAAAAAAATACAAGGAATACAGCTGGTTACGCTACCAAGCACTCGCATATTATTACTGCACATGAATCAAAAGCGTCGCAAAGAATTTCAAGATGTTAGAGTAAGAAAAGCCATCAATTTAGCGATCAATCAATCGCTCATCGTCGAAAAAATCTTAAAAGGTTATGCCTCACCCGCTGGTCAATTAAGCGCTGATCGCTTCTTAGGCCACATTAATAACTTAGAGCCAGAATACGATTTAACCAGAGCGCTAGAACTAATGAAGCAAGCAGGCTACGAAAAAGGCTTTCGCATCAGCATGATGGCGCCAAACAATCGTTACATGAACGATGAAAAAGTCGCCCAAGCCATCGCTGCAATGCTCGCTAGAATCCACATTACTGTAGAGTTAAAAACCCTACCCAAGGCTCAATACTTTAAAGAGTTTGATGATCGCAGCGCGGATATGATGATGCTGGGATGGCAATCTGACACCATGGATTCAAATAATCTATTTGAATTTATTATCGCTTGTCCAGATGCTAAAACAGGATTAGGTGCTTATAATGCCAGCGAATATTGCAAACACAGCATTGATGACAACATTCACCAAGCGAACAGAGAAATGAACCCAGAAAGACGCCTTCGTCTTATGCAGCAAGTCGAGCGCACTTTGTACGAAGATTCGGCTATTGTCCCACTGTATTGGCAATCTCTTATTTGGGCAGCCAAAGACAATGTTAAAATTCAAGACGTAGTCAATGACCAAAACTATCCTCACTTGGGGGACTTGTTCATTGAAGGCAAATGAATACTCCGCGTTATTTATCAACGAGAACCACAAAATCATGACCTCCATAACAAGTAGGAATAAAGCCATCTAATGCTGATTTTTTTACTCCGCCGCTTAATTCAGGCTTGCTTTGTTATGATCATTATCAGTGTGATCAGTTTTGCCATACAAGATAAGTTAGGCGACCCAGTACAACAAATGGTTGGTATGTCAGTGTCGTCTGATGAGCGCAACCAACTGCGTAACGAATTGGGGTTAAATGACGGTTTTGTTACCCAGTATTGGCGTTTTGCTAAGGGCGCCATTCACGGCGATCTTGGTACATCGTACTACTACAAAGAACCCGCACTAGACGTTATTTTAAAAAAGCTACCCGCTACATTGGAGCTGGCTTTTTGTGCAATTTTAGTCGTCACTTTAATCGCCACACCTTGTGGTGTTTTGGCGGCGATAAAGCCAAAACACCTCTTATCCAGACTGCTGATGATAATAAGCTCTATAGGTTTGTCCGTGCCTATTTTTATTATCGCCATCCTTATGGTTTACATTTTTTCCATCGAATTAAATATGGCGCCCAGCTTTGGCCGAGGCCAAACAACGGAATTTTTGGGCTTATGGCAAAGTGGGATTTTCACCAAAGACGGATTGAAACATTTATTGCTACCAAGCCTTACCCTTGCCATTGCGCTAATGCCGATTTTTGTGCGGTTAATTCGAGCTGAAATGATGGAAGTATTGCAGTCTGAATACATACGTTTTGCCTGGTCAAAAGGCCTGTCTGCACGACGAATCTATTTCATCCATGCCCTCAAAAATACCATGTTACCTGTTATCACCGTGGGTGGAATACAAGCGGGAACACTGGTGGCTTACACCATTTTAACAGAAACTATTTTCCAATGGCCTGGCATGGGTTTTT
This genomic stretch from Marinomonas primoryensis harbors:
- a CDS encoding ABC transporter permease, whose product is MLIFLLRRLIQACFVMIIISVISFAIQDKLGDPVQQMVGMSVSSDERNQLRNELGLNDGFVTQYWRFAKGAIHGDLGTSYYYKEPALDVILKKLPATLELAFCAILVVTLIATPCGVLAAIKPKHLLSRLLMIISSIGLSVPIFIIAILMVYIFSIELNMAPSFGRGQTTEFLGLWQSGIFTKDGLKHLLLPSLTLAIALMPIFVRLIRAEMMEVLQSEYIRFAWSKGLSARRIYFIHALKNTMLPVITVGGIQAGTLVAYTILTETIFQWPGMGFLFMDAVSRVDTPLISAYLIVVGGMFVITNTVVDLIYGLVNPTVRLASHGL